Part of the Xenopus tropicalis strain Nigerian chromosome 3, UCB_Xtro_10.0, whole genome shotgun sequence genome, acttcctattcgcttgcgcgcgcatgcgcagtagagtgaaaagccgaacttaaacattaaagtcgtcttttcactctactgcgcatgcgcgggcccacggatttcgccggcagaagagagaggaagaaggaagcgcttcctgcaggtaccctgggctggtgcttttttctcctaacaggggcaccagcccagggtacaaggtaagcgatctaagtcacttgggggtgcctaacattttggcacccccaagtgacttagcctttccttcccctttaagggtttTTCATATGAACACACTATTGTACTATTTTCTTGTGTTTATCTTTGTACCTTTTACCAAAAAATTTGCTTGACTTATTATATACAAAGTAataggtatatatttatattgactACTTTATTGCTCTTATTGTTTAAAACGcaaataaaactcaataaaatgaACTGAtactaaaaacaatttttttctgcaatataaaaatatacaatatattgtgcatATAAGTACCCCTACTCTTACTTACATAGATATACCGTTATTCAGAAGCTATAGGTCTGCATGCATGAACTAAACCAAATATGACAACAGATCAAAAGTATACAACTGAATTCTAATTTCTTTATACATTAACCTTTTTTTAGTGAATTCAcatgaaacaaaaattaaaatgtacataAGTTCTCTGGAGAGACAATAAGAACTACACAAACTATTATTCCAGAATTGTTATTACTCTAAAACTATTTTCATATTTCTGTAATGATAACAACAATTTTGATTTTTTAAGATTAACACCCTGAGCAGTATTTTGCCTATGCTACAGATTTCAGGCTACCTACCACACACATAATTTgaactatttatttattagtaTGTGTGACACACTCCCACACATTGTCCCCGCCTTTTAATTCAATGTGTTTTTGCATATTGGCTATTGGATGCAGAAATGAAAGATGTGAGGATAGTACCAATTCAAATCTCCTACACATGTTTAGTTACTACCCCTTTTTTACAGATGATAGGGCACagttcaaaaatacaaaaaccaaACACAAAAGTACAAAAATCCGACACAAGGCACCTTATTATTCATAATTTGCATGCCATTTGCATGTCTATAATATTTGCACAAATCATTTTCTATAAGCAAATATAAAAGTTATAAGAGAAAAATCATATACTCATCTAATCATAGTTTGTAGGTGAGAAAAATTCAGTGGTcccaaataaaacatttaatttattttagctTCTGTTTTTGTTGTCATGATAACTTTCTAGTGataattttatacatatacaaTTGGCAAATCCaagtaaaatttgtaaaaatgaaatgcACTCCTGAAAAATGAAAACCAcgtgtacagagagggaatatgcAAAAGTGCAGATACTGCCAaggttggaatcaaactcaggagcCCAGTACTGCACTGACTACTGAACTGCTGTGCACCCTCATGTTATATTTCATGCTAcataaaataaacagcaacatAAATCAGGTTATAAATGTGTGATTTGCATTCAGACTTGTTACCTAGAAACAATACTAATCCTACATGAGACATCTTTAATGGAATGGAAGGCTTTCATTTAACTTGAGTCTTATCATTACTGAGATCTCTGTCCCCGTTGACAAACAGCAAACGGCAGCACACTTGGTAGCAGAAGCCAGGTGATGTAAGATTTTACAGTAGCAGATAAATGACTAAAATAGACTTTTGTTGTATCATCAAAAGCTAGACAATGCATACAGTATGTGTTATATATAAGTGAATTacagactcttaaaaaaatcccatttacatgggtttatcctataggctacagctcacccactgggtttgaagctgaagccaggagaatagctgatcagattcccaactacagaccggtttcgccctttttggggctcatcagtgtagtgaagggttttctgatcagcttaggtagagtcaccatgtggtttaacaaacaaataaatagggttgaggagactgcctcatacagacaaaagagtttggaattcactcccagaattccttttgtttgcttttgtctgtatgaggcagtctcctcaaccctatttatttgtttgttatatATAAGGAAAGGGAAAAGATGTTGTAAGCACAGAAATAATCACACAAAtgaatacatttgtaaaaatattcTCAATTAAATCAAACATTTGGCAATCTAACCAGATTGCTTCCTCACCTGTAGAGTGCCTGTAACCCCATTTATATCAGAAAAGAAGCCCTCTGTGTCACTGACCATTGTTTTCAGCTCAGGAAAATTAAGAGGTCTCAaataagaaaaatcatttttttcagatgGAGAAAAACAGGTTTTGTAACATTGCCCTTGGGAATCTGAGGGCTCCATTCTAACCTCCATGAACTTCAACGTACCATCTGTGTTTAAGTGAAGGGTTGGCCGGCACTGTTCGCTGTAGTACTTGGGCTGTGGGCTTCCAAGGCAGCATGTACACTCTGTAGAACTTGACTCTTTTCTTAAACATCTAACGAGTAATATAATGAAAGTAACCAAGGAAACTAAACTAACAGCAACCAATGATATTATCAAATACAAAGTCATCTCTGGTTTGTTATTGGAAGTAACAAAGTTTTGGGACTTAGGTTTCTCTTGAAAAATGGTGTCCTCAAGTGTAATATATATGGTAACAGTAGATGATAAAGCAGGTTCCCCATGATCCTTAACCACAATGACAAGCCTTTGATCAATTTGATCAGTTTCTTGTAATCCTCGGGCAGTTTGAATTTCTCCATGGGAAGCAGATATTTGAAACAGAGATGGATCTGTACCATCTACTATATGATAGGATAGCCACGCATTGTTTCCTGAGTCTAAATCCACTGCAGATACTTTGGTGACCAAAAAGCCAGCTGGAGCTGATGTGGGGATTTTCTGTTGAGGACTGACCTCTCTGGAGTGCTCTGGATACAACATCAAAGGGGCATTATCATTTTGATCCAATATGAAAATGAAAACGGTTATGTTGGAAGATAGCTTTGGAGATCCAGAATCTTCAACCTTCACTATAATTTGTAAAACCTGGATTTGTTCATAGTCAAAAGAACCTTGAGCATAGATATTGCCACTTTGAGAGTTGATATTTACTAAAGAAAGGATTGAAGAAGCATCAGTTTTCCTTTCAACAATAGAGTATGTCAGGACTGAATTTAACCCATCATCTGGATCAACTGCTGATACTGTACATAGAAAACTTCCAGggtcattgttttcttttataaaggcattaaaatgtAGTTGAGAAAATGCTGGGGGATTATCATTTACGtctgaaatatttaaaatgatCGACAGTGTTGTGCGCAATGGAGGAGAACCCAAGTCTGTTGCAGTCAGTTCAAGAACATATTGTGCAACTTTCTCTCTATCAAGAACTCCATCTGTTACTATTGTATAACGATTGTTAAAGGGTTTTATCTTAAATGGGAGGTTTGGTGAAATCTCCACAGATACTTCTCCATTTTTACCAGAGTCTTTATCTCTCACACTGAGGAAACCGACTGCAGTTCCCAAGGCTGCATTTTCTGGTACTGCATTCAGCAGTGAGGTTAATGTTATTTCTGGTACATTATCATTAACATCTTCTATTTCTATTAGGACAAGACAACGACTTTCAAGTTCAGGATTTCCTTTGTCTTTTGCCCTTACTGATATTTCATAAAATTCTTTTTCTTCAAAATCTATAACACCATTAACTGATATTTCTCCAGACTGTTTGTTTAGTGTAAACAGTTCTTTTACAGAATCCAATGTATCATAGTCAAAGAAGTATTCAATTTCTCCATTAAGCCCTTCATCCCGATCGGTTGCATTCAGTTTCAAAATAACTGTATTTTGTGGTGCATTTTCTTGTAAAACAACTTTATATGTAGGATGATCAAAAACTGGAGCATTATCATTACTGTCTAGAACAATAACAGTTATCTGAGATGTACCCGATCTGGGTGGATTGCCACCATCAAAAGCAGTAATTGTAAGTTTATGATATTCCTTTTCTTCTCTATCtaaatttttttctataattaatTCTAAAACGAGTGTCCCATCTTTTCTACTGTTTACTGATAAGGAGAAATATGGGTTTGGAGTCAGTGTGTATTTGGAGACACCGTTAGTGCTTATGTCTGGATCCTGAGCATTCTCCAAACGAAACCGTGTGCCTGGATTTGCCAGAGCTTCAGAAATTTTAATTAACTGCTCATTTCTCAAAAACAAAGGAGAATTGTCATTTATGTCAACAATTTCAATTTCTAAACTGAAAAGCTCCAGTGGATTTTCAATGATTATTTCTAAAGGTAATACACATCTTGTACTGGATCCACACAAGGTTTCTCGGTCGATCTTTTCATTAACAGTCAAGTCTCCATTTCTGGGGTTCAgtgcaaaatattttacatttccatcTGTGCCCAGTCGCATTCTGCGTTTAGGAATATCTGCAGAATTCAATACAAGATCCTGAGCTACATTTGCTATAAAAGTCCCTGGTCTTGATTCTTCAGTAACTGAATAACGAAGCTGCCCAGAGACCCAGCCCAagctacaaagaaaaggaaaaatgacTACTTGCCATTTCCAATGCTTTGTTGGGTTGTGGATGTCCATAATGTGAATCCTTTTCTTGAATCAGCATGTGGTGAAAATCTTTCATCATCCCAAAACAGAAGAGAACCAGTTGTTTGTATTAAAAGCCATCAAAACCATAAGAGCCATATTAAAAATTAGAGCCATCCACAAGGTATTTTATCGGAACAGCAGCTAAGCCTTCTGTGTGACTGGAGAGAAGGGAGGAAACTCCTGAGAAGGGGAGGAGAATGACTGGATGACATGAGCAGATCTGCTGTAGGAAAAATATCTGTCTGATAGACTATTCTGCCCTCTTCTGGCCATTTATATTAATTCTGATATCTAATTATAAATTTtaagaaaatgttgttttttaagaaatgtatatatCCCTTTAGCAACATTTCTTTGATAATTGTGCatttaataaagtaataaaggATTTAGATGACAGTGCAAGTAATAAACAGCAAAAGATACCAACCACTTCCT contains:
- the pcdhga11 gene encoding protocadherin gamma subfamily A, 11 isoform X10; this encodes MDIHNPTKHWKWQVVIFPFLCSLGWVSGQLRYSVTEESRPGTFIANVAQDLVLNSADIPKRRMRLGTDGNVKYFALNPRNGDLTVNEKIDRETLCGSSTRCVLPLEIIIENPLELFSLEIEIVDINDNSPLFLRNEQLIKISEALANPGTRFRLENAQDPDISTNGVSKYTLTPNPYFSLSVNSRKDGTLVLELIIEKNLDREEKEYHKLTITAFDGGNPPRSGTSQITVIVLDSNDNAPVFDHPTYKVVLQENAPQNTVILKLNATDRDEGLNGEIEYFFDYDTLDSVKELFTLNKQSGEISVNGVIDFEEKEFYEISVRAKDKGNPELESRCLVLIEIEDVNDNVPEITLTSLLNAVPENAALGTAVGFLSVRDKDSGKNGEVSVEISPNLPFKIKPFNNRYTIVTDGVLDREKVAQYVLELTATDLGSPPLRTTLSIILNISDVNDNPPAFSQLHFNAFIKENNDPGSFLCTVSAVDPDDGLNSVLTYSIVERKTDASSILSLVNINSQSGNIYAQGSFDYEQIQVLQIIVKVEDSGSPKLSSNITVFIFILDQNDNAPLMLYPEHSREVSPQQKIPTSAPAGFLVTKVSAVDLDSGNNAWLSYHIVDGTDPSLFQISASHGEIQTARGLQETDQIDQRLVIVVKDHGEPALSSTVTIYITLEDTIFQEKPKSQNFVTSNNKPEMTLYLIISLVAVSLVSLVTFIILLVRCLRKESSSTECTCCLGSPQPKYYSEQCRPTLHLNTDGTLKFMEVRMEPSDSQGQCYKTCFSPSEKNDFSYLRPLNFPELKTMVSDTEGFFSDINGVTGTLQQAQPNADWRFSQAAQKPGPSGAQPTEEAGVWPNNQFETERLQAMILASANEAAEGTSGLGGGTGTMGLSARYGPQFTLQHVPDYRQNVYIPGSTLTPTNGAGKREGKGNKKKSSKKDKK
- the pcdhga11 gene encoding protocadherin gamma subfamily A, 11 isoform X18; this translates as MDIHNPTKHWKWQVVIFPFLCSLGWVSGQLRYSVTEESRPGTFIANVAQDLVLNSADIPKRRMRLGTDGNVKYFALNPRNGDLTVNEKIDRETLCGSSTRCVLPLEIIIENPLELFSLEIEIVDINDNSPLFLRNEQLIKISEALANPGTRFRLENAQDPDISTNGVSKYTLTPNPYFSLSVNSRKDGTLVLELIIEKNLDREEKEYHKLTITAFDGGNPPRSGTSQITVIVLDSNDNAPVFDHPTYKVVLQENAPQNTVILKLNATDRDEGLNGEIEYFFDYDTLDSVKELFTLNKQSGEISVNGVIDFEEKEFYEISVRAKDKGNPELESRCLVLIEIEDVNDNVPEITLTSLLNAVPENAALGTAVGFLSVRDKDSGKNGEVSVEISPNLPFKIKPFNNRYTIVTDGVLDREKVAQYVLELTATDLGSPPLRTTLSIILNISDVNDNPPAFSQLHFNAFIKENNDPGSFLCTVSAVDPDDGLNSVLTYSIVERKTDASSILSLVNINSQSGNIYAQGSFDYEQIQVLQIIVKVEDSGSPKLSSNITVFIFILDQNDNAPLMLYPEHSREVSPQQKIPTSAPAGFLVTKVSAVDLDSGNNAWLSYHIVDGTDPSLFQISASHGEIQTARGLQETDQIDQRLVIVVKDHGEPALSSTVTIYITLEDTIFQEKPKSQNFVTSNNKPEMTLYLIISLVAVSLVSLVTFIILLVRCLRKESSSTECTCCLGSPQPKYYSEQCRPTLHLNTDGTLKFMEVRMEPSDSQGQCYKTCFSPSEKNDFSYLRPLNFPELKTMVSDTEGFFSDINGVTGTLQAQPNADWRFSQAAQKPGPSGAQPTEEAGVWPNNQFETERLQAMILASANEAAEGTSGLGGGTGTMGLSARYGPQFTLQHVPDYRQNVYIPGSTLTPTNGAGKREGKGNKKKSSKKDKK